One part of the Solanum dulcamara chromosome 3, daSolDulc1.2, whole genome shotgun sequence genome encodes these proteins:
- the LOC129883636 gene encoding uncharacterized protein LOC129883636, with the protein MVNLVDDDEMDDEVEVNMPMGPPSKTKKKPSTSESGSSTASNVKGPFNLYFSQKSNEKRKGGPIDLDASSKILRDRVVSSFARWIYDAGLPFNCINYTESFGEFIEVVSQYDPGMKAPTYHEVRVPCLKKEVEKTNKTVEDHKVQWKTYGCSIMMDKWTARNGKMIINVLVNSPKGSVFLESHDASDSSTDSNTMFNLFEKTILKIGKENVVQVVTDNASENKKASDMLKGVLPHIFWTPCAAHCINLMFGDIFKEASYSTDTFLYQSKGTIVEYDEEIHNKTRFATAFLTLHSFYMQKKNLRTLFMSTEWNESVYAKETLGKEVVRHVISPYFWNDTVQALKVGGPLVNVLRMVDGEKKPPMSYIYEAMDRAKESIEKAFNYDESKYMNVFKIIDARWTDQLHQPLHTAGHILNPGLYYKNNEMKTLTEEVWLGYHAYVERMILDKTLQDKIGDELGVYMKADGLLGIESAIRARTLRSPYEEVYEGEGLTYGDVATASGVEENIYGFTGSTLRGKEKRVATGSSSCSNRSRTLVDESSDEEEDEDQACASAEEL; encoded by the exons ATGGTTAatcttgttgatgatgatgaaatggatgatgaagttgaagtgaATATGCCAATGGGGCCTCcctcaaaaacaaaaaagaaacctTCAACTAGTGAAAGTGGGTCATCCACCGCTAGCAATGTCAAAGGTccttttaatctctatttctcgcaaaaatcaaatgaaaagagaaaaggtGGACCTATTGATCTAGATGCTTCTAGCAAGATTTTACGGGATCGTGTTGTATCTTCTTTTGCTAGGTGGATATATGATGCAGGATTGCCTTTCAATTGTATTAACTACACcgaaagttttggtgaattcATTGAGGTAGTAAGCCAATATGACCCTGGAATGAAGGCCCCCACCTATCATGAGGTAAGAGTTCCTTGTTTAAAAAAAGAGGTGGAAAAGACAAACAAAACTGTGGAAGAtcataaggttcaatggaaaaCGTATGGTTGTTCCATTATGATGGATAAATGGACAGCAAGGAATGGGAAAATGATCATCAATGTTTTGGTGAATTCTCCAAAAGGGAGTGTGTTCCTTGAATCTCATGATGCTAGTGACTCTTCTACTGACTCTAATACGATGTTTAACTTATTTGAGAAGACTATCTTGAAAATAGGCAAGGAAAATGTGGTACAAGTTGTGACTGATAATGCAAGTGAGAACAAAAAAGCGAGTGACATGTTGAAGGGAGTGCTCCCACATATTTTCTGGACTCCTTGTGCTGCTCACTGTATCAACTTGATGTTTGGTGACATTTTCAAAGAGGCCTCGTATTCTACAG ATACATTCTTATATCAGTCAAAGGGCACTATTGTTGAATATGATGAGGAGATACACAATAAGACAAGATTCGCAACAGCTTTTTTGACATTGCATAGTTTTTATAtgcaaaagaaaaatctgaGAACCTTGTTTATGTCCACTGAATGGAATGAAAGTGTTTATGCAAAGGAAACTCTTGGGAAAGAAGTTGTGAGACACGTCATTAGTCCATATTTTTGGAATGACACTGTTCAAGCACTTAAAGTTGGTGGTCCTTTAGTTAATGTACTTCGTATGGTGGATGGGGAGAAAAAACCACCAATGAGCTACATTTATGAAGCCATGGATAGGGCAAAAGAAAGTATTGAAAAGgcattcaattatgatgaaagtAAATATATGAATGTTTTCAAAATCATTGATGCAAGGTGGACGGATCAACTTCATCAACCTTTACATACAGCAGGACATATTTTGAACCCGGGGctctattataaaaataatgagatGAAGACTTTAACTGAAGAAGTGTGGTTGGGATATCATGCATATGTTGAGAGGATGATCCTAGATAAAACTTTGCAAGATAAAATAGGGGATGAGCTTGGTGTGTATATGAAAGCTGATGGGCTACTTGGAATTGAGTCCGCCATTAGAGCTAGAACCTTAAGGTCACCAT atgaagaagtatATGAAGGAGAAGGTCTCACTTATGGTGATGTTGCTACGGCTAGTGGTGTGGAGGAGAATATTTATGGTTTTACGGGGAGTACTTTAAGGggcaaggaaaaaagagtagctACAGGTTCAAGTTCATGTTCAAATAGAAGTAGAActcttgttgatgagtcctccgatgaggaagaagatgaggacCAA GCCTGTGCATCTGCTGAGGAGTTATGA